The DNA region ACAATATTATTTAacattatataaaattataataaggGTAGAATgttgtataatattgtatattGGGCGTGAAATTAAACATTGATCTTTATTTTGAATTAAGTTCCTCTATCACTGTAGTAATTTTAGTTTTGTTgaatgtttttgattttttttgttttgcagtatttcccttttaattttattttgggtaaattgtatttagattattctttttatattttacttcGTATCCTCTATGCTTTTTATTAACATTGATTTTGCTTTTCTATGCTAGCGAAATACTGGTATACATTATTATATAtttcatatataatttttaagTTATACATTATTATACATATACTGTATAGATGTCACGATCCCACTATACCtacgtaggatgtcgtgatggcacctagtatctaagactgGGTAAGCCTAGCATACATGAAACATtaacagaaataataataaaacttccaACTAAACGAATAACTATCATAAACGAAAAACCCAATGCCGCTATCCGAAACACATGATCGACTAATGCTCTCTACATATGGCTAGTGCACCCTTGTCCGGTGGTAAAAAGCCATTCGACCTATCCCAACAAACGCGTATCAATATAGCGCACAAACCCCAGGTAGGCGCTCCTACCAATTCTTCCCCATCTGCTGAAGATCTCAACAATGTGGAACCGCCAGTACACCAAAAACTCACCTGGGCAACTAAGGAATTCCCCTCCTCGTTCCTGGGGCAAATTGCCTGAATCGAAGCTATGGAGATTGTTCGACACCTCAAATACCATCAACCAACAAAGTTTCAGAAACCATCACAATAGGATTCGTTGTCTCTGACCAAAAGAACATTACTGATGAACATCTGCTACTTGCGCATGGGATATAAGAGTACAAATGGTTCAGCAATAATGCCAATCGACTCACATTGATCCCAAAGCCTCAAACAATAACTACATTGACCCACTCGTCACAACTTTGCAATTGTACTGTGCCTTGTGTTCGACAAAATGCACAGGTCATTTTTTATGTCAATGTTAATGAACAAATGAAGTTGTGCTTCACATAGTGACATTGATATTAGTCATCATGAGAAGTCACAAGAACTTTTAACATAAGAGGGTGGTCATACGCAATCTCCTTTAGCAGCAATAATGGTGCAGGAACATGTTGACACTGGGAGTTCTAAGTATCAAGTTGTGCTCAAGCAAGGTGAATTAACTATGATAAAGTCTATCAATGCTATTAAAAATCAACAAGGCTGTCCAAATCCTTTGCTTCCCATAAATTCAAATGACAGGAAAGGTGCACAACCATCAGAATTACAGGCTGCTAATAATCGAGAATTTGCATCCCACACATCCCATCAACAGCTCAATAGTATCCCTTCCAACTCTATAGAAAACCAACCTAAGATCTCTGCTAATTTTGATCGACCGATAAGAAAAACTAACAAACCAAGCCAAGCCCCACAAATTCTTTCTACTAGTACAATACACCTTGACACTAACAAAAACACACATCAAACTACAGCAACCAAAGCACAAgtcaaaacaacaccaaacaaCACTGaacctccccctcccccccataCAGTCACTCATTCTTATGCTACAAAATTCAGGGCCAGATATAAAGTAGAGAAAACTCCTATTAATTTCACACCACCAACATTAACGATCAAACAAGGCAGACCTGCAGttgtttttaaaaaagaagattATATGATCACTATGGCTACAAGGTATAAGAACACTGTGGTAGGGAAGTTCTCAAATACAATACCAAGAATGAAAGTAATTAGAAGAAGCTTTGTCAACCAAACTGAACTCAGGGGAGGAGTTAAGATGGATCACTTCAATTCTAAGACCTTCTACATTGATCTAGACAATAAATATGATCATGCAATAGTGTGAAATAAGCAATTCATATACATTCAAGGCCAGATGATGAAAATTGAAGCATGGACACCTCTCTTCAGTCCTAATGAAGACGCTCCTATTGTGCCAGTATGGATTATCATCCCCGAATTTCGATGGCACCCCTACTACATGGAAATTCTCACCCCGTTACTGTCTTATGTGGGTAAATCATTATTCCTTgatttggcttcatttcaaaacACAAGAGGCAGTATGGTTAAGGTGAAAATGTAGATTGACTTAACCAAGGACAGACCTCAACATGTTTGGTTGGGTTATGAtgaaaatcaagatgaaaatggTGATGGTCAATGTTTGGAAATACAATATGAGAGCATTCCTGACTATTGCTATTATTGTAGACACCTTGAACACACAGCTCATGCATGCCCATAAAAAGCCAAGCAAGAACAGAAGCAGAAGAAGAAAGCTTATGCAATAACCAATGAACAAAATCAGAAGCAGGAGAAGGCCACATCAGATATATAgaacacacagcaacaaccagAGCAAAAAAAAAACTAGCCACTCAGCAAATTCAGACCCCTCAATATCAACAGCAAGTCAAGCACAAAAACGATGCAAGACAAAACAAGGAAGAAGTGCAGAATTCAGAGGCATAGCCATCACAGGAGGAAtgacaaacaaaaaaaattaaaggaaTTGTATAGAATAACACAAAAAAGAAACAACTAGTATATATTGCTAAATTACCTAATCTTCAGCACATGTAGATTTCACCAAAAGAGAATGCACCACCTGTCAACAAGCAATCGGGTATTACTTCTAACAATCCTCCAACCCAAATGGAGAAGAGTAGTGGTTCTGGTGCCCAGAAATAACCCAAGACCCCTATTCCCCCTATTGGATATATTTTAGAAGAAGTAAATAGAAGGAGGGAGGTTGGTCTGGAGAAAATCTTGCACAAAAATGATTGGGATCCAAAAAAGGGGGGACTCCTCATATTTTGTGTGAGTGTGTTAACGCATAATTGATTGAAAATACATTGGCCCATTCTCCTACTACTAATAATGATAGTTCTCATCAGGTTCGTTTGGTTACTGTCACTTCATAGGAAGAAGTTGAAGCACATGCAAAAATAAATGCAACTAGAAATCACCAACCTGTGGAGTCAACTTTGGATTGGGTACATATGAGTTTTGGCACAAGTAGACAAGACTTGAAGCAGTTGAATGTCACCATAAACAAGTTATGCCAGGAAATTCCTTCACAAACATATGAAGAAGTTGAAATAAATGTAAAGCATAATTAAGTCAACTCTGACAAATCAATTTGGATTGATCAAGTTCAGTTACTGGCGAATCAAGAAACAACTAATGCcagttcaaaaaataaaaacagaacAACAGGCAACAAGCATGTTTCCCAGCTGAGCATGATAAACCAGTTCAACTGCAACCTTTAAATGATGGAAAAAAAGTAGCAACAACATTACAGATGAAGCAAGACAATGGGACACTCTCTTCTACACAAACTAGGCAGGTTTTCACTACTTTTGAAGGTGCTTTGGTGGAATTTGTAGATGGGTATCAAGTTGGAGATTCTAACGTAGGGTCCTAAGGTGTTTTTGAGCAATCACATCTTCAGATAACTGGGTACAAAGCCACTAATAATAATGGAACAATGATTTCACAATCAATGACTATAGCAAAACCCTGTCTAGAATCTATCTATGCTTTGCAATTCAGGAGGATGCATCAGACTTCTTGTAATGGTGAATGCTATGGTTATGGTGGAGACTAATAACCTGGATTCTGATTATTCATATTGACAAATTGTACCAAGAACAATATATATTATGGAAGCCAGTCCTGTAGTTTGTGCTTCTGAAACTGGGCAGCCATCACCATTGCAGATCAACATACCATTGAAGACACCTTTGGAAATATTACATGACTTAGTAACATGTAACATTTCACCTATAGAGCTGGCTTTgatggaacaacaacaactagaacaagAAGGAGACGATGAGTCAAGAGCTAGGAATTTCAAGCAAGTGACAAGGGAAGCTGACCTATCTCCTAGAACTAGTTCAAAGGGTGGAAAAAAGACAAAGAGGCAGACTCAGAACAAAGATTCTTGCCCAGAATCTTGCCCAGAAAGGCAGCCTCATAACATAAATGATCTTTAAGATATTGATCTGGAACATTAGGTCTGTGAATACACAACAGGCCTTTTCTAGGGTAATCAATATGCAAGGAGAGCACAAGTTCTTTATCATTGCACTGCTGGAGCCTTTTCAAAAAATATGGCATATTCTAAGGTATAGAAGAAGATTGAATATGGAGACTTATTTCTCAAATTTGAATGGGAAAATATGGTTGTTCTTTGATGCTATGATAGAATGGGAACTGATTATTGAAACTGATCAGCAGGTGACTGCTAAATTATTCCATCATGACATTGGGCAACATATTATGATGACTTTTGTGTATGCAAAATATTCATCTTTGGAAAAGTTGGAATTGTGGGACCATATGTATTACATGGCTACTGATATGGAGCTACCTTGGTTAGTAGGAAGATATTTTAATGTAACCTTAAATGAAGATGAGAAGATAGGGGATTACCAATATATCCTTTTGAATATGAGGAATTTGCATTCTGTATCAACTCATGTGGGCTGTTTGATCAAGGCTATAAGGGGAGTTCATTCACATGGTAGAATGGAAAACCAAATGTTTAATGTATATTCAAGAGATTGGACAGGAGTTTAGTGAACCTTTCATTTAAGAAGTTGATACCttcaattgaaataaaatatttgattAGAACAGGATCAGATCATGCACCATTATTTATGTCTTGTGGTCAACACAATAAAAATTTTGTAAAGCCCTTCAGATTCCTGAATTTCTAGGCAGAACATACTTCATTTAAGGAGTTGGTGAGACAGAATTGGTATGCTGACTTCATGGGAGATCCATTCCTATTATTCAAGCATAAATTGAAAAAGGTAAAGGGGTATTTATCAAAATGGATCAAGGTTACATTTGGTGACATTTTAAAGCAGTTGACAATCCTGGAAGATATAGTAAAGGTCAAGGAAATGTTGTTTGAGGAGGAATCTACGATTGACAATAGGCTTGTTCTTCAAGCGAAactgaaaaaatatttaagtttaGAGGAGCAGTACTGGAAGCAGAAAGCATGGATGGCATGGTATGCTGAAGGTGATAGAAACACTAGTTTCTTCCACAACTATGTCAATGGTAAAAGGCAGAAATTACAATTGAAAAAGACATAGGATGGAGATGGCAACTGGATAGAAGATCATGAACCAATTTCTGATATTGCAGTTTTGTTCTTCCAGAAATAGTTCACTACAGAAGGAGATGCTGCAGATTATTCTTTGCTGGATATTGTACTTACTATAGTTACAATGGACCAAAATTTAGAACTATGTCGATACCCAACTCTAGAAGAAGTTAAGAATGTTGTTTTTGAACTTAGTGACAATAGTGCAAGTGGTCCTAACGGCTTTATTGGATTGTTTTACCAAGAGTTTTGGGATGTTATTTGCATGGTTCTTTAATTTTATGGTGGTACATCACTACCATAATCAATCACTCACACAAACCTGGTACTACTGCCTAAAAAGATAAGAATATACACTTTCTCAGATTTAAGACCTATAAGTCTGAGTAACTTCATCAACAAGGTATTGTCCAGGGTGCTTGACAGATTAGAAAGATTACTGCCATGTCTAATCTCTCTTAATCAGTCTAGATTTTTTAAGGGTAGGAGCATCTTTGAAAACATACTTCTTACTCAGAAAATTGTCACTGACATAAGGATGAAAGGTAAGCCAGTTAATATTGTTATTAAACTAGATATGGCAAAGGCCTATGACAGGGTATTTTGGAAGTACTTGTTGCATGTCTTAGGGAGAATGGGATTTGCGGAACACTTTATCAACATGCTCTGGAACTTGATATCTAATAATTGGTACTCGGTATTGGTGAATGGGCAGAGCCCAGGTTTTTTCAAATCAACAAGAGGAGTGAAGCAAGGAGATCCATTGTCACCTGCATTATTTGTATTGTCAGTAGAGGTGCTTTCTAGATGCGTGAATAAACTGTTTGACAATACAACATTTAAGGGATTTGGTATGCCTAAGTGGACTGATCCATTAAATCACCTGGCATATGCTGATGACACCATAATATTTGCCTCAGCACATCCTCCCTCCTTGAAGAAAATCATGGCAGTCCTTGGCGGATATGACTAGGTATCAGGACAGTTGATCAACAAAGCTAAGAGCACATTTTATATGCATGCCAATGTATCACATGTATTGACACGGGCAGTGGAAGATATCACAGGTTTTACTAGAGGCCAATTCCCTTTTACTTACTTAGGATGTCCTATCTTTTATTCTAGAAGAAGGAAAGACTACTATGATGATCTAGTGAAGaaagttaaggttaaattgtACTCTTGGAAAGGAAATATACTATCTTTTGGAGGCAAAGCAACTCTAATTAGTAGTGTGATTCAGAGCATGCCCCTCCATCTACTATCAGTTCTTGGCCCACCGAACAACATAATTGACCACTTACATAAAATCTTTGCAAGATTCTTCTAGAGCACCAAAGAGGAAGGAAGGAGTAGACATTGGTCTTCATGGAAAAAAGTATGTCTTTCTCAAGAGGACGGAGGACTAGGCTTCAGATCAATATATGATGTATCTAGGGCTCTTTTTGCTATACTTTGGTGGAGATTTAGGAAGACAAAAAGTTTGTGGTCTAACTTCATGTGGAACAAGTACTGCAAAAAGAATTATCAACTGTTGTACAATTTAGAGCATGTTCTCATGTGTGAAAAAAAATAATGGATGTTATggaagaagtagaacatgagatTCTTTGGGAATTGAAGAGTAGAACATCAAATATTTGGCATAAAAACTGGACATGATTAGGTGCATTATATCATGTAGTACCTCTAGATTTTCAAGTAAATGAAGAAATGGAAGAGGTGTCAGAACTATGGCAGATATGAGCATGGAATGAACAGCTAATTGATCAAAGTATTCCTGAAGACATTGCAGAACACATCAAACTAAATGTCCACTATGAAGGAACTGAGTACATTTGGGACACTTCACATTGGATGCGAACTACTTCAGGCAGGTTTACTGTTAGTAGTGCCTGGCAGATCCTTAGGCAAAGGAACAACTCTAATCTAGAGTTCAAACAAATGTGGATTAAAGGGTTtctatttaaaatattattttttcctttGGAGGTTATGGAGACATAAACTACCTACAAATGACCTATGGAGAAGGGAAGGATATGCCTATGTTTCAAGATGTTGGTATTTATAAAGACCATGGGAGGAAACTTTTAATCATATCTTCCTAACAAGTCCTACTGCTGACAAAGTTTAGAAGACATTTTTGGGGGCTGCATGAATTACAATATCAATGGTGCAGGTAAAATAGGTTATAAGGGCTTGGTGGAATGCAAAGTGTTGTCCAAAATTGAAACCTCTGTTTCAAGCAGTTCCAGTTGTCATCACATGGGAATTATAAAAGAGGAGGAATAGTGAAAAAAATGAGGGATCAGTTTCTACTAATAGAGTTATTCATGAAGTTACCAAGACTCTTCACTTCTTGGAAAGAGTTAGGTCCTCATGGTTATCCAATTTATCAATGCTATGCCCTGATATGATAGACTTATTTGAAGGATATAAACCTATTCTGATCACTACAAAAGTCACATGGCAGATGCCTCAAAAAGGTGGTTTATAGTAACATTGGTGGCATCTCAAAGGGGAATCCAGGGCATAGCTCACTTGGTTTTTGTGTGAGAAATGATGTAGGTGATTTGATTTACACAAGAGCAGACGACTTAGTTATAACCACCAATGTTGTAGCTGAGGCAAAGGCAATAATGGCATGACTGGAATACTGTATTGAAAAAAAATTCCATCCACTCTTAATGGAGACTGATTCATTGGTTTTAAAGAAGGTGATTGAAGGGGAATGGTATACACCATGGTGCATAGGGACAGAAGTGCAGAAGATTAAGGGGATAAGGAATCATTTCAATGTCATATTCCAACATGTGTTTAGAGAGGGAAATACAGTAGCAAACTTTATAGCTAACATTGTGTTCTCTTTTGCAGGTACTACTCACTTTAACAGCTTCTATGAATTGCCTAGTGCAGGAAGGAGACTAATCAACATGGACAAATACCAAATTCCTAATCTAAGAGTTAGGATAGCAAAAAGAAAACCACCTGACTGATGGCTACCAAAGGGAAGAAAATGACAAATGCTACTTCATATATGTTTACTTTCTATTGTTGTATTTTACTAAGACATCTACCGGTGGTATTAGCATACAGTCATGCTTATTTTGGTGGTGTCCTAGTTAAATATGTAACAAATCAGATAAGCAAGTGGTTGAGTTCTTATCAGTCAATACCACAATATTCTGGTAAGACAATGCAGAGGTACTTGCATGCATATCTATACTGCAAAAATAGAATAAGCCAAATACAACATGTTAATGCTACATATACTCCAAATAAGCATCCATAATTGTGGCACCTGACACACTATCTAGGATCCTTCCCTGCAACTACATCATTATCAACGATGAGATTTCAAGGTGATGTTATAATACTCTTTTGTGGTGCTGGCATTAGCGCATTCCCGTTCTGGAATTGTAATGATAAACCTTGCAATTGGAATGCTAAGGAGCTGATTGATTCTTCATGGAACAATGGGAAATTAAGAATATCCAATTACAAGTTCTCATTCATCCCAATCACATGCAAATTTAAAGGATTGATAAGAATGATGCTCAACATGCAACTGAAGTTGATCAATGATTATCAAACAAAGGTTCTATCAGTACTTAATTCTGGTGTTTTCTCTAACTACTTCCCACTCGTATTACAATGTTATCAGGCTCGAGGATTAAGCTACACACCAATAGTATTAACATAGACAAATAATCAACCTGGTGCTGTTTTACAAATGTCTGGGAACTCATCTGTGGACAAGCAACTTAGTAGGTTATACACAATTATTTGACTTTCTCAGTTCAACTTGCTGTTGCTGCAAGTTGACGTATTCTTAACAGATACAAACAATTGTGTTTATCAATTCAACTACATAAGGCTTTCCGCTGCACTTCATATACAAGAGTTATCAGATGTCTACTACAAAGTGTTCAACAATGGCAACCTTGGAATACTCAAACTGATTGTGCTAGTTTATTTTAGACAGTATACATACTTTATGGTACTGAGTCAATACTCAGTGGTATTAGCATTATATAATGCTCAATCTAGGATTGGTGCATCACTATATGGGAAGATATTATCCAATTGGTACATGAACAATGTGCATAGAATTGTCTGTCTTTTTACAGATTCGTATGCATAACTTCAAAACAATCTTGTTTGGGTAATGATGATGCAAAGCTGCTGTGGATTCATCAACACCATATCCTTTGGACAACAAATAGAGCATGACATGTACTGGTCAGCGCCTGTTTTAGGTGGTGTGCATTGAACATTCATAATTGCCTTGACCTTTGGGAAGCAGAACATGGCACCTGGTGAGAGCAATAGAGGAGCTACAATGAGGTTTTGCACTTGGCTTGTGGATATAGACACCATCGTATATGGGGAATTAACAGAAACATTTTGTGTAATAGCTtgcatttatcattttattaGCTTCATCCTAGTTtcatttagttttaatttcactAAACAGTTTGTAATAATTGGATTCTTGATTTTGttcaatatataaaataatatccACTAGGCAAACTGCCTAGTGGTATATTAGCATAAAAAACTATCAGAAAAGGGACTctacaatacaactgaaaataaCACCCAAAATTTAGTGAGACCGAGT from Nicotiana tabacum cultivar K326 chromosome 24, ASM71507v2, whole genome shotgun sequence includes:
- the LOC142178185 gene encoding uncharacterized protein LOC142178185 is translated as METYFSNLNGKIWLFFDAMIEWELIIETDQQVTAKLFHHDIGQHIMMTFVYAKYSSLEKLELWDHMYYMATDMELPWLVGRYFNVTLNEDEKIGDYQYILLNMRNLHSVSTHVGCLIKAIRGVHSHGRMENQMFNAEHTSFKELVRQNWYADFMGDPFLLFKHKLKKVKGYLSKWIKVTFGDILKQLTILEDIVKVKEMLFEEESTIDNRLVLQAKLKKYLSLEEQYWKQKAWMAWYAEGDRNTSFFHNYVNEGDAADYSLLDIVLTIVTMDQNLELCRYPTLEEVKNVVFELSDNSASGPNGFIGLFYQEFWDVICMSRFFKGRSIFENILLTQKIVTDIRMKGKPVNIVIKLDMAKAYDRVFWKYLLHVLGRMGFAEHFINMLWNLISNNWYSVLVNGQSPGFFKSTRGVKQGDPLSPALFVLSVEVLSRCVNKLFDNTTFKGFGMPKWTDPLNHLAYADDTIIFASAHPPSLKKIMAVLGGYD